The DNA window GCCCAGTGCAGATGCAGATAGGAGGCATGCACCGGCCCGTGGGCGAACCCCTCGGTGGCGGGCCCGGTCGGGCCGCGCCAGGCCCAGGCGGGGGCGGGGCCGGAGCCCGGTTCGCAGCGGGTGCGGTGGAACTCATGGCCGTGGACGCGGGTGCCGGCCGGCGCCAGGGGGCTGTCATGCAGGGCGACGGCCTCGCGGTAGCCGAGGGTGAGGCGGTCGGTCATCCGGGCGTCGGCGTCCAGCAGGCCGCACATCGGGTGGCCGTCGAGCGAGCGGGTGAGGTAGAGCAGCCCGGCGCACTCGGCGGCGATGGGCACGCCGGAGGCGGCGAGGGCGGCGACCGCCGAACGCAGCGGGGCGTTGGCGGACAGCTCGGCCGCGTACACCTCGGGGAAGCCGCCGCCGATCACCAGCCCCGACGTGCCTCCGGGCAGCTTCTCGTCGTGCAGCGGGTCGAACGGGACGACCTCGGCCCCGGCGGCGGTCAGCAGTTCGGCGTGCTCGGCGTACGAGAAGGAGAACGCCGCCCCGCCGGCCAGCGCGAGCCGGGGTCGGCCGGTCACCGGGCCGCCCAGCGCGGCGATCTCGGCCGCCGGGTCCCAGGGCCGGTCCGGGAGCGGGGGAGCGGAGCGGGCCAGGGCCAGTACGGCATCCAGGTCCACGCTGCGGTCCACCAGGGCGCCCATGTCCCGGACCGCCCGCAGCGCCGCCGCGTTCCGCTCCACCGCCGGGATCAGGCCCAGGTGGCGGGAGGGCGTCGCCACCGCCTCGCTGCGGCGTACGGCGCCCAGCACCGGTACCCCGGAGCCCTCCTCCAGGGCCTCGCGCAGCAACTGCTCATGCCGGTCGGAGGCCACCCGGTTGAGGATCACCCCGCCCAGCCGCACCTCCGGGTCCCAGGAGGCGAAGCCGTGCACCAGCGCCGCCACCGACCGGCTCTGCGAGGAGGCGTCCACCACCAGCACCACCGGAGCCCGCAGCAGCTTGGCGACATGCGCGGTGGAGGCCAGCTCGCCGCGCCCCGCCGTGCCGTCGAAGAGGCCCATCACGCCCTCGACCACCGCCAGGTCCGCCCCGGCCGCGCCGTGCAGCAGCAGCCGTGCGATCCGCTCCGGCCCGCAGAGGAAGGCGTCCAGGTTCCGCCCCGGACGCCCGGTGGCCAGGGCGTGGTAGCCGGGGTCGATGTAGTCCGGGCCGACCTTGTGCGGCGAGACCGCCAGGCCCCGGGCGGCGAGCGCGGCCATCAGCCCGGTGGCCACGGTGGTCTTGCCGGAACCGGAGGACGGGGCCGCGACGACCAGCCGGGGTACGGTCACCACTCGATGCCGCGCTGGCCCTTGCGGCCCGCGTCCATCGGGTGCTTGACCTTGGTCATCTCGGTGACCAGGTCGGCGGCGTCCAGCAGCGCCTGCGGTGCGTACCGGCCGGTGATCACCACATGCTGCGCGCCGGGCCGGTCGCGGAGGACGGAGACCACCTCCTCGGTGTCCACCCAGCCCCAGTGCATCGGGTAGGTGAACTCGTCCAGGACGTACAGCCGGTAGGTCTCGGCGGCCAGGTCCCGCTTGACCTGCTCCCAGCCCTCCCGGGCGGCCTCCTCGCTGCTCTCCAGGTCGCGCTGGACCCAGGACCAGCCCTCGCCCATCTTGTGCCAGGTCACCGGGCCGCCCTCGCCGGAGGCGCCGAGCACCCGCAGCGCGCGCTCCTCGCCGACCTTCCACTTGGCGGACTTGACGAACTGGAACACTCCGATCGGCCAGCCCTGGTTCCAGCCGCGCAGCGCCAGGCCGAAGGCGGCGGTGGACTTGCCCTTGCCCGGCCCGGTGTGCACGGCCAGCACGGGCTGGTTGCGACGCTGACGGGTCGTCAGTCCGTCGTCGGGGACGGTGGACGGCTGTCCCTGCGGCATGGTGGTCAGGCCGCCTTCCTGCTCGGGGGGATGGTGGCGTACGCGGCCCGGGTGTCGCGGACCAGGGCGGCCATGCCGTCGGCCCGCAGCTCCTCCAGGGTGACGGCGGAGGCGCCCAGGTCGGCGGCGAGCGAGGCCGCCAGGCCGAGCCGCACCGGGCCGGACTCGCAGTCCAGCACGATGGCGGCGGTGCCCTGCGCCGCCAGCAGCCCGGCGGCGCGGCGGGCGTCGCCCAGGGCGTCCCGGCCGCCGGTGGCGCGGCCGTCGGTGACCACGACCAGCAGCGGGCGGCGGTGCGGGTCGCGCAGCCGCTCCAGCCGCAGCACCTCATGGGCGCGCAGCAGCCCCGCCGCCAGCGGGGTACGGCCGCCGGTGGGCAGCTGCTCCAGCCGGGCCGCGCCCACCTCCACCGAGGAGGTCGGGGGGAGAGCGAGTTCGGCGCTGGAGCCCCGGAAGGTGACCAGGCCGACCTTGTCGCGGCGCTGGTAGGCGTCCATCAGCAGCGACAGCACGGCGCCCTTGACGGCGGTCATCCGCTGCCGGGCCGCCATCGAACCGGAGGCGTCCACCACGAAGAGCACCAGGTTGGACTCATGGCCCTCCAGGACCTTCTCCCGCAGGTCGTCGCGGCGCAGCAGCAGCGCCCGGCCGTCGCGGCCCCGGGCGTGCTGGTGCGGGGCGGCGGCCTGCACGGTCGCGGCCAGGTGCAGCCTGCCCAGCACCCCGGCGGGCCGCCGGGCCCGGACGGTGTGCCCGCTGTCGGTCTCGGCGCGGGAGCGGCGGCCCTGGGTGCCCCGGCCCACCCCGGGCACCTTCAGCACCCGGGTCCGGTACGGTTCCCCGGCCGCCACCGGTGCCGACTCCTGCGGCGCCCGGCCGGGGCGCTGCGTGCCTTCGCCGCCGTCGGAGCTCTCAGCGGGCGCGGGGGCTTCGCCGTCGGCGGGGGAGCCGTCGGGAGCGCCGTCCTGCGGCCCACCGTCCTGCCCGCCGCCGCCCCCGCCCCCGCCGGGCCCGCCGTCAGGCCCGTCCGGGTCCGGGTCGTCGTCGTCCTGCTGCTGCCCGGCGTGCTGCTGAAGCGTCTCGTCCAGCTTGTCGTCGTCCAACCCGGGCGCGTCAAAGGGGTTGCGGCGGCGGCGGTGCGGCAGCGCCAGCTGCGCGGCGGTGCGGACGTCCTCCGCGAGCACCTGGGTCCGGCCCGCCCAGGCGGCCAGCGCGACCGCCGTACGGGCCATCACGATGTCGGCGCGCAGCCCGTCCACCTCGAACGCGGCGCAGACGGCGGTGATCTGACGCAGCGCCGCATCGCCCAGCACCACCTCGGGCAGCAGCGCCCGGGCGGCGCTGATCCGCTCGGCCAGCGCCCGCTCGTCCTCCGCCCAGCGGGCGGCGAAGCCGCTCGGATCGGCGTCGTACGCCAGCCGCCGCCGCACCACCTCGGCCCGCTGCTCCGGCTCCCGGGTGGCGGCGATCTCCACCGTCAGGCCGAACCGGTCGAGCAGCTGCGGACGCAGCTCGCCCTCCTCCGGGTTCATGGTGCCGACCAGCAGGAAGCGGGCGGCGTGCCGGACCGAGACGCCCTCCCGCTCCACATAGGAGCGGCCCATGGCGGCGGCGTCCAGCAGCAGATCGACGACATGGTCGTGCAGCAGATTGACCTCGTCGATGTAGAGCACCCCCCGGTGGGCGGCGGCCAGCAGGCCCGGCTCATACGCCTTGACGCCCTCGGCCAGTGCCCGCTCCAGGTCCAGCGAGCCGACGATGCGGTCCTCGGAGACGCCCACCGGAAGCTCCACCAGCCCGGCCGGCCGGGTGGCGGCGGCCGTGCCGGGCTCATGCGGACCGTCCGGGCACTGGCCGTCGGGCGCCGCCGGGTCGCAGGCGAACCGGCAGCCCTCCACCACCGCGATGGACGGCAGCAGCGAGGCCAGCGCCCTGACCGCCGTCGACTTGGCGGTGCCCTTCTCGCCGCGCACCAGCACCCCGCCGACGGCCGGTGAGACCGCGTTGAGCAGCAGCGCCAGCCGCAGGTCGGCCATCCCGACGATCGCGGTGAACGGATACCTCGCGTCGCTCATCGGTCCTCACCCTCCAGGTCGCCTTCGAGTTCGAGGTAGGTCTCGCGCAGCCGGTCCAGGGTCTGCTGGTCCGGCTCGGCCCACAGCTGCCGGTCGGCGGCCTCCAGCAGGCGCTCGGTGATGCCGCGCAGCGCCCAGGGGTTGGACTTCTTCATGAAGTCCTGGTTGGTGGGGTCGAAGACGTACTCCGCCGCCAGCTTCTCGTACATCCAGTCGTCGACCACGCCCGCCGTGGCGTCGTAGCCGAAGAGGTAGTCCACGGTGGCGGCCATCTCGAAGGCGCCCTTGTAGCCGTGCCGGCGCATCGCCGCCATCCAGCGCGGGTTGACCACCCGGGCCCGGAAGACCCGGTGGGTCTCCTCGCCCAGGGTGCGGGTCCTCACCTGGTCGGGCAGCGCGCTGTCGCCGACATACGCCTCCGGGGAGGTGCCGGTCAGATGGCGGACCATGGCCACCATGCCGCCGTGGTACTGGAAGTAGTCGTCCGCGTCGACCAGGTCGTGCTCACGGGTGTCGACGTTCTTCGCCGCGACCGAGATCCGCCGGAACGCCTGCTCCATGTCCCCGCGCGCGGCCCGGCCCTCAAGACCGCGCCCATAGGCGTAGCCGCCCCAGACGGCGTAGACCTCGGCCAGGTCGGCGTCGGAGCGCCAGTTGCGGGCGTCGATCAGCGGCAGCAGGCCCGCGCCGTAGGCGCCCGGCTTGGAGCCGAAGATCCGGGCGGTGGCGCGGCGCCGGTCGCCGTGCTCGGCGGTGTCCTGGTCGGCGTGCGCGCGGACGTAGTTGCGGTCGGCGGGCTCGTCCAGCTCCGCCACGGCCCGTACGGCGTCGTCCACCAGCGCCACCACATGCGGGAAGGCGTCGCGGAAGAACCCGGAGATCCGCACCGTGACATCGATCCGGGGCCGGTTCAGCTCCGCCAGCGGGATCACCTCGAAGCCGGTGACCCGGCGGGAGGCGTCGTCCCAGACCGGGCGGCAGCCCAGCAGGGCGAGGATCTCGGCGATGTCGTCGCCCTGGGTGCGCATGCAGGAGGTGCCCCAGACGGTCAGCCCGACCGACCGGGGGTGCTCGCCGGTGTCCTGGAGGTAGCGGGCCACCAGGGAGTCGGCCAGCGCCTGGCCGACCTCCCAGGCCAGCCGGGACGGGATGGCCTTGGGGTCCACCGAGTAGAAGTTGCGGCCGGTCGGCAGCACATTGACCAGCCCTCGGGTGGGCGAACCCGACGGCCCGGCCGGGACATAGCCGCCCCGCAGCGCCCGCAGCACATGGGTGATCTCATCCGTCGTACGCGCCAGCCGGGGCACCACCTCGGCGGCGGCGAACTCCAGCACCCGTACGGCGTCAGCCACCTCGCGGCCCGACACCCCACGGCCCGACACCCCACGGCCCAGCACCTCGGCCACCAGCCCGGCCGCCGCGTCCACCGCCCAGCCGCGCTGCTCCATGGACTCGGCCAGCCGGCGGCAGAGCTGCTCCAGCAGGTCCACGGCGTCGGAGGCGGTCCGCGCCGGGCCGTCCACCAGCGCCGTCAGCTCGGCCGGGACCTTCACCGCCGCGCCGGGCTCGGCCAGCAGCTCCTTCTCGACCAGGCCGAACTCGGCCGCCAGCGACGCCCGCAGGCCCGGCAGCGCATCGGCCTTGCCGCCCCACACCTGGGAGGAGCGCAGCACGGCCAGCACCAGGTTGACCCGGGCCTCGCCGACCGGGCCGCCGCCCAGGATGTGCAGCCCGTCGCGGATCTGGACGTCCTTGATCTCGCAGAGGTAGCCGTCGATGTGCATCACAAACGAGTCGAACGCGTCGTCGTCCGGCTGCTCGTCCACATGCAGGTCGTGGTGGAGCTCGGCGGCCTTCACCAGCGTCCAGATCTGCGCCCGCACGGCCGGGGCCTTGACCGGGTCCAGATCGCTGACCAGGGCGTACTCATCAAGCAGCTGTTCCAGCTTGGCCAGGTCGCCATAGGTGTCGGCACGGGCCATCGGCGGCACCAGGTGGTCCACCACGGTCGCGTGGCCGCGCCGCTTGGCCTGGGTGCCCTCGCCCGGGTCGTTGACGATGAACGGGTAGATCAGCGGCAGGTCGCCCAGCACCGCGTCCGGGGCGCACTCGGCGGAGAGGCCGAGGCCCTTGCCGGGCAGCCACTCCATGGTGCCGTGCTTGCCCAGGTGGACGATGGCGTCGGCGCCGAAGCCGCCCTCCGACTGCGCGGCCTCCAGCCAGCGGTAGGCCGCCATGTAGTGGTGCGAGGGCGGCAGGTCGGGGTCGTGGTAGATGGCGATCGGGTTCTCGCCGAAGCCGCGCGGCGGCTGGATCATGATGACCACGCTGCCGAACCGGAGCGAGGCCAGCACGATCTCGTCGCCGTCCACATAGAGGCCGCCGGGCGGCTCACCCCAGTGCTCGCGCATCGACTCCCGCAGTCCGGGCTCCAGCGCCTCGAACCACCGCCGGTAGTCGGCCAGCGGCACCCGCGCCGGGGCGGCCCGCAGCTGGTCCTCGGTCAGCCACTCCACATCGTGGCCGCCGGCCGCGATCAGCCGGTGGATCAGCTCGTCGCCGTTGTCCGGGTAGCCGTCCACGGCGTAGCCCGCCGCACGCAGCGCGTCCAGCAGCCGCACCGCCGAGGCGGGCGTGTCCAGGCCGACCGCGTTGCCGACCCGGGAGTGCTTGGTGGGATAGGCCGTGAACATCAGGCAGACCCGCTTGTCCGCGTTGGCCTTGTGCTTCAGCGCCGCGTACCGCACCGCGATCCCGGCCACCCGCGCCGCCCGCTCCGGGTCGGCGACATAGACCGGCACATCGTCCGCACCGGTCTCCTTGAAGGAGAACGGCACCGAGACGATCCGGCCGTCGAACTCCGGGATCGCCACCTGCATCGCCGCGTCCATCGGCGACAGCGCCGCGTCCGACTCCAGCCAGGCGGCCCGGCTGCCGGTCAGGCAGAGGCCCTGGATCACCGGCACATCCAGCTCGGCCAGCGCGCCCACGTCCCAGGTCTCGTCCTCGCCGCCCGCCGACGCCTCGGCCGCCACCGTGCCGCCCGCCGCCAGCACGGTGGCCACAACCGCGTCGCAGTTCCCCAGCAGCTCGTACAGCCCGGCGTCGGCTCCCCGCAGCGAACCGCAGTAGACCGGCAGCGCATTGCCGCCCTTGGCCTCCACCGCATCGCAGAGCACATCCACAAAGGCGGTGTTGCCGGACAGCTCATGCGCCCGGTAGAAGAGCACGCCCACCGTGGGCCGCCCCTCCCGCTGCTCGCGCCCGCCGTGCACGCCGAACTGCGGCATCGGCTGCGGCGGCGCGAATCCCTCACCGGTCAGCAGCACGGTGTCGGAGAGGAACCGGGTCAGCTCGGCGAGGTTCTCCGGGCCGCCCTCGACCAGGTACGCCAGCGACTCGGCGACCACACCGGCGGGCAGCGAGGAGAGCGCCATCAACTCGGCGTCGGGTACGGCCTCGCCGCCCAGCAGCACGGTCGGCACCCCGGAGGCGGCGATGACGGCCAGCCCGTCCTCCCACGCCCGCTTGCCGCCGAGCAGCCGCACCACGGCCACATCGGCGCCGTCCAGCAGCGACGGCAGCTCCTCGGCGGCATCGACCCGGGTCGGGTTGCCGATCCGGTAGGGGGCGCCGGAGGCGCGGGCCGCCAGCAGGTCGGTGTCCGCAGTGGACAGCAGCAGCACGGTGGCGCCGGGCATGGGGGTCTCTCCTGGTTCTCGGTTCACGGCGGGGGCGGTCTCGCGGCGGGGACGGGGGCTCGGGCTCACGGCGGGGCCGGGGCTCACGGCGCACCCGGGGGGAGGAACGGCGGCCCGTCGGCGGGCACGCCGTCCTCGATCAGCCGCCAGAGCGCGGCCGTGTCGGCGTGCTGCTCGATCAGGTCGCCGAGCCGGTCGAGCCGCTGCTCGCGGGCGTCGGCGAAGCAGCTGTCGGGGGCGGGGGCGAAGGCCCGCCCGGCGAGCCGGGCGACCTCGGCCAGGAAGGCACGGCGGAAGGCGTCGTTCTCCAGCGCGCCATGCCAGGTGGTGCCCCAGACGGCGCCGCTCCGGCAGCCGTCCAGGAACGGTTCGCCGCCTTCCAGCGCCACCACGCCGTGGTGGATCTCGTATGCCTCCACCCGCTCCCCGTACGCCTCGCCGACCGGTCGGCCAAGGGTCTTCTCCCGGGCGAACTCCACCCGGACCGGCAGCAGGCCCAGCCCCGGCACCCGCCCGGCGCCGGACTCGACCTCGTCCACGATCAGCCGCGACAGCATCTGGAAGCCGCCGCAGACGCCCAGCACCGGCCGTCCCGCCGCCGCCCGTCCGCTGATCGCGTCGGCCAGCCCGCGCTCCCGCAGCCAGGCCAGGTCGGCCACGGTGGCCCGGGTGCCGGGCAGCACCACCAGGTCGGCGTCGGCGACCTCCTCGGGCCGGGAGGCCCAGCGCACCAGTACGCCCGGTTCCTGCGCCAGGGCGTCCAGGTCGGTGAAGTTGGAGAGCCGGGGCAGCCGCACCACCGCGACCCGCAGCACCTCGGCGCCGTACGGGGCGGCAGTGCCCGCGCCGCCCCGGTCCACGGCGGTGTCCAGGTCGAGCGAGTCCTCGGCGTCCAGCCAGAGCCCGGAGAGCATCGGCAGCACCCCGAGGACCTGGCGTGACGTCAGCTTCTCCAGCATCTCCAGCCCCGGCTGGAGCAGCCGGGCGTCGCCGCGGAACTTGTTGACCAGCCAGCCCGCCACATGCCGCTGGTCCTCGGCGGAGAGCAGCGCCAGCGTCCCGTACATCGAGGCGAAGACCCCGCCCCGGTCGATGTCGCCGACCACCACCACGGGCAGCCCGGCGGCGGTGGCCAGGCCCATGTTGGCGATGTCGCGGTCCCGCAGATTGATCTCGGTGGGGGAGCCGGCGCCCTCGCAGACCACCACATCGAAGCGGCGCCGCAGGTCGGCCAGGCACTCCAGGGACCGCTCCAGCAGCACCGGCTTGCGCTCCCGGTAGTCCAGCGCGCCCACCTCGGCCACCGGGCGGCCCAGCAGCACCACCTGGCTGCGGCCGTCGCCGCCCGGCTTGAGCAGCACCGGGTTCATCGCCGCCTCCGGCTCCACCCGGGCGGCGGCGGCCTGCATCGCCTGGGCGCGGCCGATCTCGGCGCCGTCGGCGGTGACCATGGAGTTGAGCGACATGTTCTGCGCCTTGAACGGCGCCACCTTCACGCCCTGCCGGGCCAGCCAGCGGCAGATCCCCGCCGTGACCACGCTCTTGCCCGCGTCCGAGGTCGTCCCCGCGACCAGCAGCGCCCCGCTCACGCCCCCGCCCCCTTCCGGGTGCCCGTGCTCCGCAGTGTCCCCGTACTCCGCAGTCGGCCGACCGCCCACCGGGCGGCCACCGTCGTCCCCAGCGCCAGCAGGCCGACCCGGCGGGAGAGCCGGCAGGCCCGCTCGATGTCCCCGACCGCCACCGGCCGCAGCTCGGCGCCCAGCACCGGGCGGTGCTCCACCCGGCTGCCGTACGCCAGCGTCCCGCCCAGCCGCACGCCCAGCGCACCCGCGAAGGCGGACTCGGCCTGCCCGGCGTTGGGGCTGGGGTGCGCCGAGCCGTCGCGCCGCCACACCC is part of the Peterkaempfera bronchialis genome and encodes:
- a CDS encoding cobyrinate a,c-diamide synthase, which translates into the protein MVTVPRLVVAAPSSGSGKTTVATGLMAALAARGLAVSPHKVGPDYIDPGYHALATGRPGRNLDAFLCGPERIARLLLHGAAGADLAVVEGVMGLFDGTAGRGELASTAHVAKLLRAPVVLVVDASSQSRSVAALVHGFASWDPEVRLGGVILNRVASDRHEQLLREALEEGSGVPVLGAVRRSEAVATPSRHLGLIPAVERNAAALRAVRDMGALVDRSVDLDAVLALARSAPPLPDRPWDPAAEIAALGGPVTGRPRLALAGGAAFSFSYAEHAELLTAAGAEVVPFDPLHDEKLPGGTSGLVIGGGFPEVYAAELSANAPLRSAVAALAASGVPIAAECAGLLYLTRSLDGHPMCGLLDADARMTDRLTLGYREAVALHDSPLAPAGTRVHGHEFHRTRCEPGSGPAPAWAWRGPTGPATEGFAHGPVHASYLHLHWAGSPGIPLRLVRHA
- the cobO gene encoding cob(I)yrinic acid a,c-diamide adenosyltransferase; this encodes MPQGQPSTVPDDGLTTRQRRNQPVLAVHTGPGKGKSTAAFGLALRGWNQGWPIGVFQFVKSAKWKVGEERALRVLGASGEGGPVTWHKMGEGWSWVQRDLESSEEAAREGWEQVKRDLAAETYRLYVLDEFTYPMHWGWVDTEEVVSVLRDRPGAQHVVITGRYAPQALLDAADLVTEMTKVKHPMDAGRKGQRGIEW
- a CDS encoding putative cobaltochelatase; translated protein: MSDARYPFTAIVGMADLRLALLLNAVSPAVGGVLVRGEKGTAKSTAVRALASLLPSIAVVEGCRFACDPAAPDGQCPDGPHEPGTAAATRPAGLVELPVGVSEDRIVGSLDLERALAEGVKAYEPGLLAAAHRGVLYIDEVNLLHDHVVDLLLDAAAMGRSYVEREGVSVRHAARFLLVGTMNPEEGELRPQLLDRFGLTVEIAATREPEQRAEVVRRRLAYDADPSGFAARWAEDERALAERISAARALLPEVVLGDAALRQITAVCAAFEVDGLRADIVMARTAVALAAWAGRTQVLAEDVRTAAQLALPHRRRRNPFDAPGLDDDKLDETLQQHAGQQQDDDDPDPDGPDGGPGGGGGGGGQDGGPQDGAPDGSPADGEAPAPAESSDGGEGTQRPGRAPQESAPVAAGEPYRTRVLKVPGVGRGTQGRRSRAETDSGHTVRARRPAGVLGRLHLAATVQAAAPHQHARGRDGRALLLRRDDLREKVLEGHESNLVLFVVDASGSMAARQRMTAVKGAVLSLLMDAYQRRDKVGLVTFRGSSAELALPPTSSVEVGAARLEQLPTGGRTPLAAGLLRAHEVLRLERLRDPHRRPLLVVVTDGRATGGRDALGDARRAAGLLAAQGTAAIVLDCESGPVRLGLAASLAADLGASAVTLEELRADGMAALVRDTRAAYATIPPSRKAA
- the cobN gene encoding cobaltochelatase subunit CobN codes for the protein MPGATVLLLSTADTDLLAARASGAPYRIGNPTRVDAAEELPSLLDGADVAVVRLLGGKRAWEDGLAVIAASGVPTVLLGGEAVPDAELMALSSLPAGVVAESLAYLVEGGPENLAELTRFLSDTVLLTGEGFAPPQPMPQFGVHGGREQREGRPTVGVLFYRAHELSGNTAFVDVLCDAVEAKGGNALPVYCGSLRGADAGLYELLGNCDAVVATVLAAGGTVAAEASAGGEDETWDVGALAELDVPVIQGLCLTGSRAAWLESDAALSPMDAAMQVAIPEFDGRIVSVPFSFKETGADDVPVYVADPERAARVAGIAVRYAALKHKANADKRVCLMFTAYPTKHSRVGNAVGLDTPASAVRLLDALRAAGYAVDGYPDNGDELIHRLIAAGGHDVEWLTEDQLRAAPARVPLADYRRWFEALEPGLRESMREHWGEPPGGLYVDGDEIVLASLRFGSVVIMIQPPRGFGENPIAIYHDPDLPPSHHYMAAYRWLEAAQSEGGFGADAIVHLGKHGTMEWLPGKGLGLSAECAPDAVLGDLPLIYPFIVNDPGEGTQAKRRGHATVVDHLVPPMARADTYGDLAKLEQLLDEYALVSDLDPVKAPAVRAQIWTLVKAAELHHDLHVDEQPDDDAFDSFVMHIDGYLCEIKDVQIRDGLHILGGGPVGEARVNLVLAVLRSSQVWGGKADALPGLRASLAAEFGLVEKELLAEPGAAVKVPAELTALVDGPARTASDAVDLLEQLCRRLAESMEQRGWAVDAAAGLVAEVLGRGVSGRGVSGREVADAVRVLEFAAAEVVPRLARTTDEITHVLRALRGGYVPAGPSGSPTRGLVNVLPTGRNFYSVDPKAIPSRLAWEVGQALADSLVARYLQDTGEHPRSVGLTVWGTSCMRTQGDDIAEILALLGCRPVWDDASRRVTGFEVIPLAELNRPRIDVTVRISGFFRDAFPHVVALVDDAVRAVAELDEPADRNYVRAHADQDTAEHGDRRRATARIFGSKPGAYGAGLLPLIDARNWRSDADLAEVYAVWGGYAYGRGLEGRAARGDMEQAFRRISVAAKNVDTREHDLVDADDYFQYHGGMVAMVRHLTGTSPEAYVGDSALPDQVRTRTLGEETHRVFRARVVNPRWMAAMRRHGYKGAFEMAATVDYLFGYDATAGVVDDWMYEKLAAEYVFDPTNQDFMKKSNPWALRGITERLLEAADRQLWAEPDQQTLDRLRETYLELEGDLEGEDR
- a CDS encoding cobyric acid synthase translates to MSGALLVAGTTSDAGKSVVTAGICRWLARQGVKVAPFKAQNMSLNSMVTADGAEIGRAQAMQAAAARVEPEAAMNPVLLKPGGDGRSQVVLLGRPVAEVGALDYRERKPVLLERSLECLADLRRRFDVVVCEGAGSPTEINLRDRDIANMGLATAAGLPVVVVGDIDRGGVFASMYGTLALLSAEDQRHVAGWLVNKFRGDARLLQPGLEMLEKLTSRQVLGVLPMLSGLWLDAEDSLDLDTAVDRGGAGTAAPYGAEVLRVAVVRLPRLSNFTDLDALAQEPGVLVRWASRPEEVADADLVVLPGTRATVADLAWLRERGLADAISGRAAAGRPVLGVCGGFQMLSRLIVDEVESGAGRVPGLGLLPVRVEFAREKTLGRPVGEAYGERVEAYEIHHGVVALEGGEPFLDGCRSGAVWGTTWHGALENDAFRRAFLAEVARLAGRAFAPAPDSCFADAREQRLDRLGDLIEQHADTAALWRLIEDGVPADGPPFLPPGAP